CACGAATTTATAGCTGACATATTAACTTTATTGTATTAGCTTTACTAAGACCAGTAGCACTTGTTGACAAGGACAGTAATAACTGAATCAGTACCTCTGATCGACTACAAGTGTGTGCTTATGTGAGCAGCAAACACGGGAGTAACTTTGATCGAGAGGAGTACAGCATTGGTAAGTATACGTCTTGTTTAACGGAATATGATCGAGAGGAGTACAGCATTGGTAAGTATACGTCTTGTTTAACGGAATATGATCGAGAGGAGTACAGCATTGGTAAGTATACGTCTTGTTTAACGGAATATGATCGAGATGAGTACAGCATTGGTAAGTATACGTCTTGTTTAACGGAATATGATCGAGAGGAGTACAGCATTGGTAAGTATACGTCTTGTTTAACGGAATATGATCGAGAGGAGTACAGCATTGGTAAGTATACGTCTTGTTTAACGGAATATGATCGAGAGGAGTACAGCATTGGTAAGTATACGTCTTGTTTAACGGAATATGATCGAGAGGAGTACAGCATTGGTAAGTATACGTCTTGTTTAACGGAATATGATCGAGAGGAGTACAGCATTGGTAAGTATACGTCTTGTTTAACGGAATATGATCGAGAGGAGTACAGCATTGGTAAGTATACGTCTTGTTTGACGGAATATGATCGAGAAGAGTACAGCATTGGTAAGTATACGTCTTGTTTAACGGAGTATGATCGAGAGGAGTACAGCATTGGTAAGTATACGTCTTGTTTAACGGAATATGATCGAGAGGAGTACAGCATTGGTAAGTATACGTCTTTTTTAACGTTCATGGATTggttattttattaaattgtgaATATCAACTTTTGCTTAGtgcaaaaataatatcaaatctaaattaattaaatctatttttaaaaatatattagaaTGATTGATACATACCCTTGATCCCATGactttatatttgttataatgaggaaaaacggtataaagctagtatattaataatccgaaataaaaggccaaaataaattcaaagtaaaatcaaaatcatttctatggaatatatatttgccactatagggccttcttcagtccgttATCATGTTATGTTGCTGAAAGATGAATGAAAACTACAGAGAGTTAAAGTAAATGAACGAATTTACAATGCCAATGTCCTTCTGTCTCTGCTtgatatatttgaataaatcagttttaaattttgtatttgcatCTGTAAAAGTTCCATTTTACGGAAAACATTCAGATCACGTTTCATCTTAACATTAAGGTTTAGATTATGTTTAAGGGGGTTAAACGTACCTGTACGATAGCATCGTTCCGGATACGAGAACAGATACAAGCGGAGTAGGAAGAGTAAAAGGATGTAGAAGAGCGGGAGGGGTCCTCTGTTTTATCTATGTATCTATTAATTTTAAAGACGACTCCTAGATCCTGTTCTGTCTTAGCTTACCACCGTTCAGCAGTAACTAGCCTAATCCATCAAGAGAAGAAAGATAACATATCAATATGGATCATCATAACATTTAACAACGCTTTGTGGTGTAGCTTTGCCACTCAGAAGTTCGTACTTTATTAAAGAGTATAAAGAGAATATTCGCGACTTCGCTTAAAATGTTTGAATCAGCTATCCTAAACAGTCATTGTGATTCTTAGCTATGTACATGATTTGACGAGAAACATATGTATAAACATGATCGCAAACCTACGGTATATACTTTGCAAATGTCTTGcctatatgtttataaataatctTAGATGactttatatttgttataatgaggaaaaacggtataaagctagtatattaatgatccgaaataaaaggccaaaataaattcaaagtaaaatcaaaatcatttctatggaatatatattcagccactatagggccttcttcagtccgttATTATGTTATGTTGCTGAAAGATGAATGAAAACTACAGAGACTTAAAGTAAATGAACGAATTTACAATGCCAATGTCCTTCTGTCTctgtttgtttgaataaatcagttttaaattttgtatttgcatCTGTAAAAGTTCCATTTTACGGAAAACATTCAGATTACGTTTCATCTTAACATTAAGGTTTAGATTATGTTTAAGGGGGTTAAACGTACCTTTACGATAGCATCGTTTCCGGATACGAGAACAGATACAAGCGGAGTAGGAAGAGTAAAAGGATGTAGAAGAGCGGGAAGAGTCGTCTGTTTTATCTATGTATCTATTAATTTTAAAGACGACTCCTAGATCCTGTTCTGTCTTAGCTTACCACCGTTCAGCAGTAACTAGCCTAATCCATCAAGAGAAGAAagataacatatcaaaatggaTCATCATAACATTTAGCAACGCTTTGTGGTGTAGCTTTGCCACTCAGAAGTTCGTACTTTATTAAAGAGTATAAAGAGAATATTCGCGACTTCGCTTAAAATGTTTGAATCAGCTATCCTAAACAGTCATTGTGATTCTTAGCTATGTACATGATTTGACGAGAAACATATGTATAAACATGATCGCAAACCTACGGTATATACTTTGCAAATGTCTTGcctatatgtttataaataatctTAGATACCAGGGGAGTAACAGAAACAGTTTTATAGCGGATATAAACAGATTTTTTCCTTAGCTATGATTTGCAACTTTCACACAGTGTTTTTATTGTCAGCGAGATTAACgttactgatgttatatatgtattagaATATTCATACCGCCGTAATACTGCGCAGAACACATGAGGGATAAAATCACTAGTGGTGATCGTTTTCTTTTGAACCGAATCTTATGTTAATGCAATGGTGTTTATGGCGTGCCGAACATTGCAAAatcaataggtaaaaacatgtgtgtgtgtttttttttaaatatattgctatatgtgttcaatattttcaatttttgtgtaaatgttTATACTTTTAGCTAAAAAGAAAGTTcatgttcaatattttcttggttaaaacatatgtttatgtgtaattttattttatatctgtgtgaaaaaaaaaataaaaaaaaataaatggtgTATGATTAATaatacaaacaattttttttacacaaatgtttttacttattgaattttgcacCGTTCGGCACGCCATATGTGTTCCCTTTCAATAGCAGTGTGTTAAACATCAGAATACCAAAACTATTTCCCTGATGAAATATTAAAAGCTGGGGAAAAACAAGTTAAAAAAAGTCCTGCTTGCGACACACTAATCTCACCCTGTTACAATATTTTGAGTTATCctctttttgttttgaaatgaccATTTTTTagacaaaatgtttttatgcaCATAACTATTTGCTAATGCATAGTAAAATGCTCTTTGATCGAGATTAATTATCTACTTGCATAGATATTTCAGAAATTATAccactttttttaatttccgttttccaattaaaaaaaaccaagataACTTTCAAAATAGCACGGTTAGGTTTTTATTGCTTGTATGTTCGGAGGTTACCCTTAGGCAAATACTATACCatttttattgttatcattattattatattttatttcatttttcccTACACTTTACCTTAAAACGAAAACCAGTTTGAAAGGTAGCGCGTCCTTCTTTATCCACTGATTCCATAACTGGTAACTAGGTAGCCTTTGACAAAAATGTCTTCTTAGAAACGATGACAGACATTACAAAGGACATCAGTAAACCATTTTAAAGATATATCAACGCTAAAATGATTTGAACTtgtattgtcagctttaaggatttatataattatgtaactttagcaatatgaaatatattaaccatttctgaaatgttaaaattgataCACAAGTCACCGATTGAACTATTGTGTAGTTGTTCTAATTCTGTATTCATTTAACGTGAATGAAATTCATATGACGAAAAGAATTGCTTTAGCGGTATCTGCACAGGCATAACAGTATGTAATGTATAAGACAATCTATGACTGATGACGGCAGTGAGGAACATATTTGATCTACAATGATTTGCCCATAATGGATTTTAATTTGAAGTCAAAACTTAAGAATGTGATTGGGGGGAAAAAGCGTAGGGGTTGATTTATTCCTAAAGTGTTCAGAGAGATTGTTCCAGtctctatttgatttttttaaaggaaAGATTGGcgataaaatgtttttgagGAAATTTGAAGGGGTCCATCTAAATTTAAAAGTTGTAGTTTAGAGCGTGATATGAAAAAGTGGACGAGGTGTTTCAAACATTAAGGGAAAAGATCatgtttcattaaaaaatcaCTTAGTAGCCCACAACCAAGCTCGGTTAAAAGTGTTATATAAATAGTAATCTCATACCCCTTGTGCTGATTAGGGCAACCCTTCGTCGATTTCTTTCAATAAATTCTGGTTCATGCTGATTGCAAATGCCAGAGAGTAAACAGTTAAATTTATGGTGTTTGAAGATCGTTATGTAGGGTTATGTATGTTTAATATTGCATAAACCTTTGCAGCAATATCAGACATGTGCATAAATTGCATAAGTTccaagataataatataccaagaTGTTTATGTCAACGTGTTGTTGAATAATGACAACTGCATTTTAATGCATACAACAAGTTCTGTTTAGTTGGGtaaacattactaactaacgcTTTGAGCAATATGAGTGAGCCGAAAGTCCATTTGTTTAAGTTATTAATACACCCAAGGTTGGTAAGTTCTGAAGCGCGAAACGTGTCATGTGCAAATACTGTCAACCTGTCTTAgcgacaacctctgtataaagaccacctgctttataAGACCGCTTTCTTGGTGccccaaatggtcaatttcaacacaatgtGCCCCGTGTACGGGTATAAAAACCActtgtgtataaatatatttttcttggCTCCTTAGTTGGtaattatagacaggtttaactgtgAATTATTAATGTCTTCCAATATCGATACCATTAACATGTCTTAAAACAATGAAGATCAAATATAGGACCCCGAGGGACACCGAGTTGGCTTAACTGCGTTCTGACCATTTAATACAAATATGAATTCTGTCTGTAAGATATCACTAAGCTATTTAAGTAAATAAACTTTActactaaaatattttaaaatagtttttcatGTTAAACCTTATCAAAAGTCTTCGAAACCTCTATGAAAAACGGAACATACGTACTTAACATCATCAAAGCTTTTGTAATATGTAAGTAAGTAAATTTAATTATGTGctaatattatataaagaatattccttgtttcttgatgaatatcagttatatttcatcaagtGGGTAGAAACTTTGATAGGACGgatgaaaaatatcaatgttttcattttctaatttAAATGACAAGATACAGAAACGATTACTGATTGACTTACTTGTTGGTTATATATTAATCCAGTTCTGCGCATAATTTTGTATGACATCATCCATATATTTTTAAATCCATATTAACATAACGTATGCAAGGCGATGTGCtcaattcattaaaaaattatGGCTGCTTTGGTTAAtacaaaacacaacatttaAATTTAACGAAACGCATAATGTAAGTAAGGCTTACTTCGTTTCTCTTGTTTTGCGAACATGTATAGATAActccttattttcataaaacctcAATATTCCTAATAAAATTAGAATGGCGGTCGAAACAAGTAAAAATACTATGAGTGAATTAAGAAATACATTAATCACTGCTTCTTGGACTGAATTGTAGAAaaagtttgtaaatatatgtatttatgacaTCTAAATTCCAAAAAGTAAGCGACAACATATAAAATGTGACTTTTGATACATTTAATACCATTTTGATAAGCTGTGGTCTAAAAACAGGAATCAATGGCCGTGCTCGTTAGAGGTCACACGACGCAATGTTAAGAAATATCCGGTTGTGttaacctctaacattgtttgagcagtaatacatttattttattttgggtgtgatatttcaaaataagatATTCCCTCCAAAACGATATCTTTTCACTATCACTATAAAACTTATTTATACTGAACTCTGCAAAATGtcataaaatctttttttaacCAGCGTTTTCCTGATTGAGAATATTATTTTCCACgagaaaattataaatacatttctATGCATTTTCCAATACATTTTCAGATATTAGATAGTAGACATGTAGGACGGTGATTGTTAATATCTTGTTTGGTACCTTTCTTGtcggtagggcgttagaattgtacttgctgcccctattgcatgatcgtaaaaggcgactaaatttaggatcttatcttttcttttcttcctaactgactttatctttcctaatgccttccttggcaccgcctcacttttggccttgcgttgagcgttcgcccctgtgaggaaggctctgggttctgtcccctggccgagacacaccaaagtctataaaagtggtagtttctgctcctgcttggcgctcagcaaacggggagtgggacgactggttcgcccgttgtcagtataatgtgaccgggtgggttgtgttgtttggtgtcttccgcggcatgcttcagtgatatagcactataaaaagggcaatagttccactatacaagaagacacaacatgaatttaccgcagtctcccaaaacatgcacctcgcacaacatacacgcaacacaccgcatacatgggaggccgtccttacatgaccatagctgttaataggacgttaattaatcaaacaaacaaacctttatTGTATTGCTCAGTTACATTTcatgtataacatatacatggTTAGAAATTGAAGCCTGTTATATggagatgtaaatatattgaaatactaATAAATGCagaaatgttaatattgtaATTACATCTGTTCTATTTTCATACATTGACAGCTGCTACATATTGTCATAATGGTTTGAAACATGTCACGTGACACGACAGTGGTCACACGCTAAATTACCTCTGGTGAAATATTGCTAATCTATGGTGCTAAAGTGGCttaaatttgctaaaaaaatgACTGGTGGAAGAAGAGGTTGTCGAACGAGAGGAGGACGTGGCGGTAGTTGTGCTTTGAACAGTTCTAGAGCAGGGAAATGTGGATTTTCTGTACAAGGCCAGGACACATCCAGCGACGAAGATCAAAATGGCCACGACGAGTTCGTCAAGGTCACCTCCAAACGGCAACGGCACAGTACAGGGGGCAGTAAAGTGGACACTGGTCTGGGCTTATCAAAGTTTGAATCTATGTCTGTAGATGAGAAACTGAGTGTTATGATGGGAGAGCTTATGAAGCTCGACGGTATTGGAGTCGTCCTGAACAAGGTCAGTAAACAAGTTGATATAGCCGTAGAGGACACTGAAAGCATACaggaaaatattgataatttagaAGACAGAATGAAATATCTGGAATATAGAGCAATGGATTTGCAGGCGAGAACTCGTCGGAACAATTTGTTGTTTTACGGTGTTCCGTATTCAGCAGGTGAAAGAGGCATAGATGTTGTTAAAAACTTTATGAAAACAATGCTGAATATCAGTGAAGGTGAAGACATGTTTATCCAAAGAGCACATCGTGTAGGGAATCCCGGCCGAGTACGTGGTGAAAATGATGGACAGGTTAAACCACGCCCACTAATCGCGGGTTTCCGTGACTATACCGACACTGAAAAAATTATGTCTGAAGTGAAATGCCTCAAAGATACAGGTTTCGGGGTTGGTAGAGACTACCCAAAGGAAGTTCAAACCGCGCGTAAGAAACTGTTGAAGGATCTCAGGACGGCAAGAAGGAATAATGAAGACGCAAAGATAGTTTTTCCAGCTAAGCTGATCGTGAAGGGCAATGTCGTCAAGGACGCGTTTCCCGAATGGGACAAAATTCTACAGCGACGGGCGTCTACTGATTGGTCCGAAAGACAAGGAAGCGAGCCAATGGAAGCGGCAAGGGGCGGAGACTCGGACAGTGACTAGGTTAGCGAAGGTTGCACGTGCGCGTGCGCGGGTAAGGACAGCATTATACTTGTTTACCTGAGGTTAGTTACTAAGAGAAGTAACAAACTGAACagcgatttaaaaaaaaaaacttattgatGTTAATAACATTATTTTGTTTACCGAGACGTGGACGTCTCCATTGCGGGATATTGAGGTTGAAAATGTTACGTGTTTTTCCCTGCATAGAACTGAATATGTTAAAAATACTAAAAGAGACTCTGGTGGTATTATTGTATATGTAAGAGATACAATCTCACAGGGTATCAAAATTGTTAACAAGGATTCTGATGATATTATCATTATGCAACTTTCAAATGATTTCTTTGGTTTTGAGAGAGATATTTTCCCATGTTTATGTTACGTGCTGTCTGTTAATTCTGGTAGAAGAGCGCTGATGAATGCGGATACTCTTGACCGATTAAATgatcattatttaaatatactGAATAATAATGTAGATCCTATAGATTTTATAGTTATATGTGACAAGCTAGGACTAAGTGTCCAGATTACATAGAAGTTGATGAGAATGATTACGTTCCTTTGGGTGAAGATTacattacaaatataaatatacctcGTCACTCATTAGATATAGCTAGTACGAATGAAAACGGTCACAAACTCATTGATATCTGTAAAAGGTCAGGGTTAAGGATTTTGAATGGTAGAATTGGAAACGACGCTGGAATTGGCGATTTTACTTGTATAAATGAGCCAGGAAAAAGTCTAGTTGATTATGTGTTGTCAACACAGAGTATTTTCCCTTTGTTTACTAATTTTCAGGTTAGCCAACCAAACATATACAGTGATCATGTGACTATTTCGTTCTCGTTACAAACTGATACCGAAAATGTGAGCACTCTGCAGTCAAATgaaatgtattcaaaatattacaaGTGGAAACAGAAAATGTGTGACGCGTATATTCAAAATTGCTTGGTGAGGACTGTCAACTACTGTTGTCCGAAATGacatatttaattgaaaatgtcGGAGTAGAAACCAGTAACTTAAATAAAGCTGTTGAAAAAATTAATGAAGCTCTGTGTAAAGCAGCGGATCCAATTATGTCAAAAACCAGGCGAGTTAGGTCGCACGGTGAGGtcattaagtacatgtaatagcAGGAAGTATAGTATTCCCTGGTATAGTAAAAAATGTGAGGAAATCAGGTcagtatttttaaaaaattaaatttatacGGGAGAGAGAGTACTAATGAGAATCGAGTTAACATGATGAAAGCAAGAAATGAGTTTAAAAAGGAAGCAAGGAAATGTCGTTTAAGTTACGACGCtgataaaacttcaaaattagTGAATTTTAGAACTAGCAATCCCAAAAAATATTGGTCGTTGTTAAAAGAGTTATCGTCTGCAACCAACAATATCAACATTGATGCCGACGAGTTTGCGAATTTTTTCAGTTCAATTAATAATCCGGACGACCCTTTTTTTACACCCGAAGAAGATGTAGTAAATTATGTTGATAGGTACGAAAATAGTGAATTGCAAGTAATGTTTAATGAACATAGACCGAAAGGAAATCACAGATGCTTTATGTCGGCTTAAAAACGGGAATAGTGCAAGGCCTGATTTGGTGATAAACGAGTTTTTGAGTAGAGGGCGCAACATACTTACCCCATACCTCGAAGCGTTATTCAATGCTATTTTTAGAAAGGGAGAATTCCCCACTATTTGGTCAGAGAGTTACGTGATACCCATTCATAAAAAGGGCAGCAAATCAGGTGTTCGTAATTATAGAGGTGTTACTTTATTAAGTGTGGTTGGTAagctttttaaaattttaaataataggTTAACTACCTGGGCAGAAAAATACAGTGTTTATGTAGATACCCAGGCCGGTTTTAGAGCTGGTCATAGTACGATTgacaacatttttattttacatggcctaatatcatgttttactaaTAATAGAAAAACTTTTGATTGtacttttattaatttttcGAAAGCCTTTTATTATGTTGTGAGGGAAAACTtatagttaaagtttttgaaattGGGAATTCGAGGCAAGATGCTTGATATCGTCAAGTCAATGTATCAATCAGTAAAAGCTAGGGTGAAAGTTAATAATGAACTTTCTGACGAGTACGAATGTGAAACCGGGGTAAAACAAGGGGAAAGTTTGTCCCCATTTCTttttgtaatgtatgtaaatgatCTTGAAGAATAGCTGATTTTAAAAGGTTTTGAAGGGGTGTCAataaattttttgaaattatttatattacttTATGCAGATGACATCACTTTGATGACCTGCACTAGTACTGGATTACAAAAGGGTCTGGATATTCTGCACGGTTATTGTGATAGAtggaaattaaaagtaaatgtttaGAAAACCAAGGTCATGATTTTCAGAAACTGTGGTCGATTACCAGAAGATTTAAATATCTATTTGGGTGAAGAGGAGGTGCAGATAGttaaaaagttttcttttttgGGCTTAGTACTCTCACCCAGTGGGTTATTTGCCGATACCCAATTTACTCTAGCGGGACAAGGAAATAAATCACTTTTTCAGCTGGAAAAACAATTGCAAAAATTTATTAACCTTTCACCTAAACATGCATatactttatttgaaaaattagtATGTCCCGTAATGAGGTATGAGTGTGAAGTGTGGGGTTTTCACTCTGGGTTGGCAGTAGAAAACGTTCATTTAAGGTTTTGTAAAAGATTCCTTGGAGTGGAAACTTCGACAGAGAACAACTTTATTTACGGAGAATTAGGATGTTTGCCACTAAAACTCAAGAGatattttaagataattaaGTATTGGCTACAGATTGTCCATCATAAGAAAAATGTATTGGTGAAGTCAGTCTATGGTGAACTTTATCAACAAGCTGAATCATGTAGAATAATTAACTGGGCAAAATtagtaaaacatttattatgtacGTATGGTTTTGGTTATGTTTGGTTAGAACAACAAGTTGGAAACGAAAAGGTATTTTTAGAATAATTCCAAACAAgagttaaagatatttttatacaaaactgGCATAGTGAGCTGGTAGATTCGCCAAGGGCAAGAcgttatttattgtttacaaatgaatTTGGATATAAGAGTTATCTCgatactgtaaatattgaaaaatatagaaaCGCTCTAACGAAGATTAGAACATCATCACATAGATTGTATATAGAAACAGGTCGGTGGCGTAAGCCTAATCCAATTCCAGTCGATTCgagatattgttttaattgtgcAAAAATTGAAGATGGATATCATTTTATCTTGGAATGTCCTAATTTTGTagatattagatcaaaactgttaaaaaagACATTTTGGTTTAGGCCTAATATGACTAAATTTATAGATATCTTGACTTCAGAAAATAGTAGCATTGTTAAAAATTTAGCTATCTTTGTTCACAGAGCTAATGAAGTTagaaattcaatattatttgaaaattgatatatttgttgTGAGCATCCTTTCGCTGgtttctctttttttatttacatatatatagtgttcATCCTTTTTCCAGAAAAGTCTGTTTACCATTGTCATGTCTGTATTTGTTTTGCACAAAGgctttttagcctatttgctaaatgaaataaagacaaattatatatgttatgCTATCATAAGAATACAATTATTGATTCCCATGTATAAGAATAAAGCATGAAGAAAGTAATTCTGGTATTTTTGACAGGAACTGTTCCATGATGGCTCGGTCAGCATTCATCGTGATAATGATGATAGTATTCTACACTGGAAAAGCAGCAAGTAAATGTAGAAAATACGCCGACCAGGTTTTCCTTGTGTCAATGGATGGGTTCAGGTATGACTACCCCGAGAAAGCAGCTACTCCAAACTTTGCCAGAATGGCTCGAGATGGCGTCAGAGCAGAATATATGACCAGTACCTTCGTTACCAAGACCTTTCCAACTCATTACAGCCTTGTAACAGGTACATTATGTGAACAGAATATGTCATAATTGTTATCATTATATGCAAGCATAAAGAAACGAATGTTGTCATAATTGTTATCATTATATGCAAGCAAAAAGAAACGAAGGTTGTCATAATTGTTGTCATTAtatgtaaaacacgtttttagATTACAAAGGTATGATGTCAATTTGAACATTCTGTTGCCCTTCAGTAATATGTAGTTTTGCAGGAAGATGTCAACCGCATATATATGGGGTGCTTTTAGTCAATCATTTTTCACTATGCTTATGGTTATTTTCAGGAGTCAAAGGTCATAGCATAAttgaatttctttattttatactaGAGAAAAAAGAATATCTTTTTTACGTttctacattattttttttcttctgaagtgTAATACTGAAAGTGCAGCAGAATTGTGTGAAATGACATTCCTACTTGGATACAGAAATATGAATCCGATAGAGTTTAGAACAGATGCTAGAATGTTATTGTATAATGAGTGAATTTGATGTCGTGTTCAACACAGGAATGTACTCTGAAAGCCACGGTATTGTGGGGAATTCAATGTATGATCCGGAATTTGACCAATTCTTCTCGATGCGATCCCATGAGACAAAATGGTGGGATGCGGGAGAACCTCTATGGATAACGGCCCGGAAACGCGGTCTAACTTCCGGTACTATATTCTGGCCCGGAAGTGAGGCTCAAATCCAAGGAATGCACCCTAATAAGTGGTACAAATATAACGAATCCATAACTTTTGACCAAAGAATAGATATTGCTATCAATATGCTTAAAAACGACAACTTTAATTTCGTAACTACCTACTTTCACGAACCGGATCGGACAGGGCATATTTACGGACCAAATTCTAGAGAAATCGAAGACATGGTCATGGAAATGGATACATTACTTGGAACGATCTTGAACAAACTGATCGCAAATGGACTCCAAGATAAAGTAAATCTTATACTAGTAAGTGACCATGGAATGACTGAAGTCGATTATGTTAACAGACTTGTTGAAATATACAGCTTAGTGGATAAATCCCAGATCCAACTTACAGTAGACAGTGGTCCGATCATGCACGTGCTTCCAGCTGAGGGTCAGGCTGACGCTGTGTTTAGTGCTATCAATAGCCATTCCCATTTCACAG
This portion of the Argopecten irradians isolate NY chromosome 6, Ai_NY, whole genome shotgun sequence genome encodes:
- the LOC138326352 gene encoding ectonucleotide pyrophosphatase/phosphodiesterase family member 5-like, which gives rise to MMARSAFIVIMMIVFYTGKAASKCRKYADQVFLVSMDGFRYDYPEKAATPNFARMARDGVRAEYMTSTFVTKTFPTHYSLVTGMYSESHGIVGNSMYDPEFDQFFSMRSHETKWWDAGEPLWITARKRGLTSGTIFWPGSEAQIQGMHPNKWYKYNESITFDQRIDIAINMLKNDNFNFVTTYFHEPDRTGHIYGPNSREIEDMVMEMDTLLGTILNKLIANGLQDKVNLILVSDHGMTEVDYVNRLVEIYSLVDKSQIQLTVDSGPIMHVLPAEGQADAVFSAINSHSHFTAYRKSDIPDRFHYQNNRRIMPIFVLANEGWSITWNASRTSAGKGNHGYDNSLMSMKPIFYAMGPNFRSNFSAPPMNAVDIYPLVCELLDMTPSPNNGSLSNVADLLKPYDKDHLICDGAAACTSGRLSIPSVILLVVVWLIN